A section of the Lepus europaeus isolate LE1 chromosome 10, mLepTim1.pri, whole genome shotgun sequence genome encodes:
- the GPD1 gene encoding glycerol-3-phosphate dehydrogenase [NAD(+)], cytoplasmic codes for MLQPAPSRLRQRSGTMAGKKVCIVGSGNWGSAIAKIVGGNAAQLAQFDPRVTMWVFEEDIGGKKLTEIINTQHENVKYLPGHKLPPNVVAVPDVVKAAADADILIFVVPHQFIGKICDQIKGHLKANAIGISLIKGVDKGPKGLKLISEVIGEHLGIPMSVLMGANIASEVADEKFCETTIGCKDQAQGQLLKELMQTPNFRITVVEEVDTVEICGALKNIVAVGAGFCDGLGFGDNTKAAVIRLGLMEMIAFARLFCSGPVSPATFLESCGVADLITTCYGGRNRKVAEAFARTGKSIEQLEKEMLNGQKLQGPQTAQELHSILQHKGVVDKFPLFTAVYKVCYEGQPVGEFIRCLQNHPEHV; via the exons ATGCTCCAGCCTGCACCCAGCCGGCTCAGGCAGAGAAGCGGCACCATGGCTGGCAAGAAAGTCTGCATTGTAGGCTCCGGCAATTG GGGCTCAGCCATTGCCAAGATCGTGGGTGGCAATGCAGCCCAGCTGGCACAGTTCGACCCGCGAGTGACCATGTGGGTGTTTGAGGAAGACATCGGTGGCAAAAAGCTGACAGAGATCATCAACACGCAGCACGAGAATGTCAAATACCTCCCAGGGCACAAGCTGCCTCCGAACGTG GTGGCCGTCCCAGATGTGGTCAAGGCTGCGGCTGATGCCGACATCCTGATCTTCGTGGTGCCCCATCAGTTCATCGGCAAGATCTGTGACCAGATCAAGGGCCACTTGAAGGCCAACGCCATCGGCATTTCTCTGATCAAG GGGGTGGACAAGGGCCCCAAGGGGCTGAAACTCATCTCTGAAGTGATTGGGGAGCATCTGGGCATCCCGATGAGCGTGCTGATGGGTGCCAACATCGCCAGCGAGGTGGCTGATGAGAAGTTCTGTGAGACCACCATTG GCTGCAAGGACCAGGCCCAGGGACAGCTCCTCAAAGAACTGATGCAGACGCCCAATTTCCGGATCACAGTGGTGGAGGAGGTGGACACGGTGGAGATCTGTGGGGCCTTAAAG AACATAGTGGCTGTTGGGGCCGGCTTCTGCGACGGGCTAGGCTTCGGAGACAACACCAAGGCGGCGGTGATCCGGCTGGGGCTCATGGAGATGATCGCCTTCGCCAGGCTCTTCTGCAGTGGCCCCGTGTCGCCCGCCACCTTCTTGGAGAGCTGTGGCGTTGCCGACCTCATCACTACTTGCTACGGTGGCCGGAACCGCAAAGTGGCTGAGGCCTTTGCTCGCACTGGAAAG tccatcgAGCAGCTGGAGAAAGAGATGCTGAATGGGCAGAagctgcaggggccccagacAGCCCAGGAGCTGCACAGCATCCTGCAGCACAAGGGCGTGGTGGACAA GTTCCCCTTGTTCACGGCTGTGTACAAGGTGTGCTATGAGGGCCAGCCAGTGGGAGAATTCATCCGCTGCCTGCAGAACCATCCAGAACACGTATGA